The following coding sequences are from one Nicotiana tomentosiformis chromosome 3, ASM39032v3, whole genome shotgun sequence window:
- the LOC138908361 gene encoding uncharacterized protein, whose product MEKTSKTIMQKEAASSSRPTGEKPVVEPRLEEFSPGIFIDAAVSWMPGAVHHLENWAKSLVSTSTYAERACCNFSKGRCEARTHGLRKDVAMRPPSGDEEALLPISKPAMVIKRKRALDSEGQKHKKRTARKPKGNVIPLTMESVQRLRDDKEEEEEGEGDSGMVARAQASTYTQKTSDPVEVDFAPSRFDKVEGETPAQVLEPRGTEDTLPQGEETIEEEVDIDTETGLEASMLHHEVFLRSRGELRRYDAEIQRLTEEGDAFKLLSKKREGEAKGLRAGLEVARREQDNLSDFVPQVQQKLDVIRQLRVEVDAVKAEDEEWKKNMDCLASEKEAARTQLALAENQLRSLKEKSLVQAKKIEEFQYRLGSTTSDRERLATELAAAKSEVEIDTANADAMVAVYRSDAEAAQVRAKEVVEAAQARAN is encoded by the exons ATGGAAAAAACATCTAAAACCATTATGCAGAAAGaggctgcttcctcatctcggccgACTGGCGAAaaaccagtggtggagccacgccttgaGGAATTTAGTCCCGG TATTTTTATCGACGCAGCCGTTTCTTGGATGCCGGGTGCGGTTCACCACCTCGAGAACTGGGCCAAAAGCTTGGTTTCGACGTCAACATACGCCGAGCGCGCGTGTTGCAATTTTTCAAAGGGCCGGTgtgaggctcgtactcatg gtctcAGAAAGGATGTGGCTATGAGACCCCCGTCTGGTGACGAAGAAGCCTTGTTGCCTATCTCGAAACCGGCAATGGTGATTAAAAGAAAAAGGGCCTTGgactccgagggtcaaaaacACAAGAAAAGAACGGCCCGTAAACCCAAGGGGAATGTAATCCCATTGACTATGGAGTCGGTCCAAAGACTAAGGgatgataaagaagaagaagaagaaggagaaggtgATTCTGGGATGGTGGCCCGTGCTCAAGCTAGCACCTATACTCAGAAGACTTCGGACCCGGTGGAAGTCGATTTTGCTCCGTCTAGGTTCGACAAGGTCGAAGGGGAGACTCCAGCCCAAGTTCTCGAACCAAGGGGAACCGAAGATACTTTACCTCAGGGTGAAGAAACCATCGAAGAAGAGGTGGATATCGATACAGAAACTGGGCTTGAG gcCTCCATGCTTCATCACGAGGTGTTTCTCCGATCCCGAGGGGAGCTGAGACGGTACGATGCCGAAATCCAAAGGCTTACTGAGGAGGGGgatgccttcaagcttctcagtaAGAAGAGAGAAGGAGAAGCAAAAGGACTTCGAGCTGGGCTAGAAGTAGCTCGGAGAGAACAAGACAATTTGTCTGA TTTTGTCCCACAGGTTCAGCAAAAGCTCGATGTGATCAGGCAGCTTCGTGTTGAAGTGGACGCCGTGAAAGCGGAGGACGAGGAATGGAAAAAGAACATGGACTgccttgcctcagaaaaggaggcTGCCCGAACTCAACTGGCCTTAGCCGAGAACCAActccgaagcttgaaagagaaatccttggtgcaagccaagaaaatcgAGGAATTTCAGTATCGATTAGGCTCAACAACttctgatcgagagagactgGCCACAGAACTTGCAGCCGCCAAATCAGAGGTCGAAATAGACACGGCTAATGCTGACGCAATGGTGGCCGTCTACCGGtccgatgctgaggctgctcaagttcgagcaaaggaggttgtcgaggctgctcaggctcgagcaaactag